A single region of the Neisseria zoodegmatis genome encodes:
- a CDS encoding class I SAM-dependent methyltransferase gives MQPTLEQTAAQLRCPHGEMGRVFGQVMNLRNLPLIVNAFSALGLNDGDRVLELGYGNGGLLGYVLSLAARLHYTGVETSALMHEEALAFNQAFINAGLADYHLYNGAELPFADRAFDKIISINTLYFWERPAELMREICRVLKTGGRLCLSFCEKNFMQTLPFCAYGFTLYEPDDVMALTRGLPLRLCFQTARQDKAVDKSGNLTERIYIEMLFEKTA, from the coding sequence ATGCAACCCACTCTCGAACAAACCGCCGCCCAACTCCGTTGTCCGCATGGCGAGATGGGGAGGGTGTTCGGCCAAGTGATGAATTTGCGCAATCTGCCGCTGATTGTGAACGCATTTTCCGCCTTGGGCTTGAACGACGGCGACCGTGTGCTTGAATTGGGTTATGGCAACGGTGGTTTGCTCGGTTATGTGTTGTCGCTGGCGGCGCGGCTGCACTATACGGGTGTGGAAACTTCGGCTTTAATGCACGAAGAAGCGTTGGCATTCAACCAAGCCTTTATCAATGCGGGGCTTGCCGATTACCATCTGTATAATGGCGCGGAGTTGCCATTTGCCGACCGTGCGTTCGATAAAATCATCAGCATCAATACGCTTTATTTTTGGGAACGTCCGGCCGAATTGATGCGGGAAATCTGCCGCGTACTCAAAACCGGCGGGCGTTTGTGCCTGAGTTTTTGTGAGAAAAACTTTATGCAGACGCTGCCGTTTTGCGCTTACGGGTTCACGCTGTACGAACCGGATGATGTAATGGCGTTGACCCGCGGCCTGCCTTTGCGCCTGTGCTTTCAGACGGCCAGACAAGATAAGGCGGTGGATAAAAGCGGCAATCTGACCGAGCGCATTTATATCGAAATGCTGTTTGAAAAAACGGCATAA